A genomic window from Triticum urartu cultivar G1812 chromosome 7, Tu2.1, whole genome shotgun sequence includes:
- the LOC125519007 gene encoding uncharacterized protein LOC125519007 produces the protein MNGFYSSIAHGLDALHATLASSPDAAFMSAPFLQQAAALLRSLHSQLVHLVQRLHLPPGESWLDEYMDETSRLWEACQVVKAGASALDTYCASAARIDAALDDWLCNPNPHTARQVMRAINAPRRQAVGLEQENRALAETRIDPASLLLDDRSPVEFKLNAFNGFRGVLYALRNASSFLLMLLVSGTVSCLPDLACCAHPFRTSGAGYVSSMGRLRQRVAEEMEAVAGEHSGSGVMMYEFRQARAGIESLKTEFDRVVAIGYGDPGEIAERVEIIKGWVGMLRSGAEGVVGELDDFFDEIVEGRKMLSDLCSHR, from the exons ATGAACGGCTTCTACTCGTCCATCGCCCACGGCCTCGACGCGCTCCACGCCACGCTGGCCTCGTCGCCGGACGCCGCCTTCATGTCGGCGCCCTTCCTCCAGCAGGCGGCCGCGCTGCTCCGGTCGCTGCACTCGCAGCTCGTCCACCTCGTGCAGCGCCTCCACCTGCCACCAGGGGAGAGCTGGCTCGACGAGTACATGGACGAGACCTCCCGCCTCTGGGAGGCCTGCCAGGTCGTCAAGGCCGGCGCCTCCGCCCTTGACACCTACTGCGCCTCCGCCGCACGCATCGACGCCGCCCTCGACGACTGGCTCTGCAACCCCAACCCCCACACCGCCCGCCAG GTGATGCGTGCGATCAACGCGCCGCGGCGGCAGGCCGTGGGGCTGGAGCAGGAGAACCGGGCGCTCGCAGAGACCAGGATCGACCCGGCGTCGCTGCTGCTCGACGACCGGTCGCCGGTGGAGTTCAAGCTCAACGCCTTCAACGGCTTCCGGGGCGTGCTCTACGCGCTGCGCAACGCCAGCTCCTTCCTCCTCATGCTCCTCGTCTCAGGGACCGTCTCCTGCCTCCCGGACCTCGCCTGCTGCGCGCACCCATTCCGCACCTCAGGCGCCGGCTACGTCTCCTCCATGGGGCGGCTGCGCCAGCGCGTCGCCGAGGAGATGGAGGCGGTCGCCGGCGAGCACTCCGGCTCCGGCGTCATGATGTACGAGTTCCGGCAGGCCAGGGCCGGCATTGAGAGCCTCAAGACAGAGTTCGACAGGGTCGTCGCCATTGGGTACGGCGACCCTGGCGAGATCGCCGAGAGGGTGGAGATCATCAAAGGATGGGTCGGGATGCTGAGGTCAGGGGCGGAGGGCGTCGTCGGCGAGCTGGACGACTTCTTTGATGAGATTGTGGAAGGCAGGAAGATGCTGTCGGACCTGTGCAGCCATCGCTGA